One window of the Granulicella arctica genome contains the following:
- a CDS encoding sulfatase-like hydrolase/transferase — MNRRDFLVKSGAAAAASVSLGAETLAQPETTATGTRPAAKKPNIILFLSDQFRWDFVGANGANSSTKTPNIDAMAKRGKNFTHAVTNQPVCAPARSVLMTSRYATETGVWRNGPALDETLPTLAGELRKAGYTSNLIGKWHLAPAAAADGGGPGYVKPEYRGGFLDLWEGANALEHTSHPYYGSLFDGDGKEIKFADQYRVDFLTDRTEQFLRQKHDKPFFLFVSQLEPHQQNDENRMVGPKGSAARFINAHVPPDLRALPGDWHQQLPDYYGACESIDASVGRIRKVLHETGQAENTIFVFISDHGCHFMTRNQEYKRSTHNSSVRVPLIIDGPGFEGAQEIPELTGIINIAPTLLEAAGVPVPPSWKGRSVLPLLTDPAAREAWPNKELIQISESMTARAIRTKDWTYCIADISGVRQAASPSYLEWQLYDQRNDPHELVNLAGRKEYLETAKQLRGELSELLKYAGEGSPEIKPATLYP; from the coding sequence ATGAATCGTAGAGATTTCCTTGTTAAGAGTGGAGCGGCTGCTGCGGCATCTGTGTCGCTTGGTGCTGAGACGCTTGCCCAGCCAGAGACTACCGCGACGGGCACGAGACCTGCCGCAAAGAAACCAAACATTATTCTTTTTTTATCTGACCAGTTTCGGTGGGATTTTGTTGGCGCGAATGGTGCGAACAGTTCGACGAAGACGCCGAACATAGATGCTATGGCGAAGCGTGGCAAGAACTTTACACACGCCGTTACAAATCAGCCGGTATGCGCGCCTGCCCGATCAGTACTGATGACCAGCCGCTATGCGACAGAGACCGGCGTGTGGCGCAATGGCCCTGCACTGGACGAGACACTTCCTACGCTTGCAGGAGAACTGCGCAAGGCGGGCTATACCTCGAATCTGATCGGCAAGTGGCACCTGGCACCTGCTGCCGCGGCAGATGGTGGCGGTCCCGGGTACGTCAAGCCTGAGTATCGAGGTGGATTTCTTGACCTTTGGGAGGGCGCGAATGCCCTCGAACATACTTCCCATCCGTACTATGGTTCGCTCTTTGATGGTGATGGAAAAGAGATCAAGTTTGCAGACCAGTATCGTGTGGATTTTCTAACGGATCGCACGGAGCAGTTCCTGCGACAGAAGCATGACAAGCCGTTCTTCCTGTTCGTCTCTCAACTGGAACCGCATCAACAGAATGACGAGAACCGTATGGTGGGACCGAAGGGTTCGGCGGCGCGGTTTATCAATGCGCATGTGCCGCCAGACCTGCGTGCGTTGCCCGGAGACTGGCATCAGCAGTTGCCGGACTACTACGGCGCTTGCGAGAGCATCGATGCGTCCGTCGGCCGCATCCGCAAGGTGTTGCACGAAACGGGACAGGCTGAGAACACGATCTTTGTCTTTATCAGCGATCACGGTTGCCACTTCATGACGCGAAATCAGGAGTACAAGCGCTCCACGCATAATAGCTCTGTGCGCGTTCCACTGATCATCGACGGGCCAGGGTTCGAAGGCGCGCAAGAGATTCCAGAGCTTACCGGAATTATCAATATCGCGCCGACGTTGCTCGAAGCAGCCGGGGTACCTGTGCCGCCGTCATGGAAGGGCCGGAGTGTCTTGCCTCTGCTGACGGACCCGGCTGCACGCGAGGCTTGGCCGAACAAAGAGTTGATCCAGATCAGCGAGTCGATGACGGCGCGGGCGATCCGTACCAAGGACTGGACCTACTGCATCGCTGACATCTCCGGGGTAAGGCAGGCCGCAAGTCCGTCTTATCTGGAATGGCAGCTCTACGATCAGCGAAACGATCCGCATGAGCTGGTAAACCTTGCGGGCCGGAAAGAGTATCTCGAGACGGCGAAGCAGTTACGTGGCGAGCTCTCGGAGTTGTTGAAGTACGCGGGAGAGGGATCGCCCGAGATCAAGCCTGCGACGCTGTATCCATGA
- a CDS encoding formylglycine-generating enzyme family protein, with product MAMGLDSEGFEDQNKSCCAPTVRRPEIETTAPLPSPLRKGNPGTAGMVHLSGGSFLMGTEETTGFPQDGEGPVREVTLTPFLIDSYPTTNEEFAQFVDATGYKTEAESFGWSFVFWSHIPEARFEELVEDTVAAAPWWCKVNGATWVAPEGPGSSISKRLRHPVVHVSWNDAQAYCTWAGKRLLTEAEWEYAARGGLVQKLYPWGDKLRPNGEHRCNIWQGEFPKQDTADDGFAGSCPVDAFPSNGYELYSMTGNTWEWCADWFSADFHRNGLNNDPQGPSRGSARVMKGGSFLCHKSYCNRYRVAARTSQTPDSSTSNIGFRCALSTNLSGS from the coding sequence ATGGCGATGGGTTTAGATAGCGAAGGTTTCGAGGATCAAAATAAGAGCTGCTGTGCCCCGACGGTACGGCGTCCCGAAATCGAAACTACAGCTCCGCTTCCCTCTCCACTCAGGAAAGGTAATCCAGGTACCGCTGGCATGGTTCACCTGAGTGGCGGTTCGTTCCTCATGGGGACAGAGGAAACAACAGGCTTTCCTCAGGATGGTGAAGGGCCTGTTCGTGAAGTCACGCTGACGCCCTTTCTTATCGATTCGTATCCAACTACGAATGAAGAGTTCGCTCAATTTGTGGACGCCACAGGCTACAAGACCGAAGCAGAAAGCTTTGGATGGTCCTTTGTCTTCTGGTCCCACATCCCCGAGGCGCGCTTTGAGGAACTCGTCGAAGACACGGTCGCCGCCGCCCCATGGTGGTGCAAGGTCAACGGAGCCACATGGGTCGCCCCGGAAGGCCCAGGCTCATCCATATCGAAGCGCTTACGGCATCCTGTCGTGCATGTCTCCTGGAACGATGCGCAGGCATACTGCACCTGGGCGGGCAAGCGCCTGCTGACGGAAGCCGAGTGGGAGTACGCAGCCCGCGGCGGGCTCGTGCAGAAGCTCTACCCATGGGGCGATAAGCTTCGTCCCAACGGGGAACATCGCTGCAACATATGGCAGGGCGAGTTCCCGAAGCAGGACACAGCGGACGACGGCTTTGCCGGGAGCTGCCCCGTCGATGCCTTTCCATCAAACGGCTATGAGTTGTACTCCATGACAGGCAATACATGGGAGTGGTGTGCTGACTGGTTCAGCGCAGATTTCCACCGCAACGGTCTAAACAACGATCCGCAGGGACCATCGCGCGGCAGCGCACGCGTCATGAAGGGCGGCTCGTTTCTGTGCCACAAGTCCTACTGCAATCGCTACCGTGTCGCAGCTCGAACGTCACAGACACCTGACAGCTCCACCTCAAACATCGGCTTTCGCTGCGCGCTCTCGACCAATCTTTCGGGTTCTTAG
- a CDS encoding M61 family metallopeptidase has translation MKNPSGLLRLSRTFCLAACFAMAASAGAQAHSSTEYRLSFPDAVHHVMLVDATFHDVPKQPFRVQMSRSSPGRYAAFEFAANVFEEHFTDGAGKPLTVTKPDPRSWTVTSHDGTVHVTYKLFGDKVDGTFVAVDTTHAHINFPATVMWAQSFDDRPVRVTFSLPANTDWNIATQLYTTTDKQTFTAPNLQYLMDSPAELSHFVMRTFQVPSLDPGGKAQTIRVVAHSQASDAEFDTYFAGVQKLVREEQAVFGEMPDYEPGYYTFLADALPWDGRDGMEHRNSTVMTGGKLNLGTVAHEYFHNWNVERIRPEGLEPFNFRDVNMSGEMFLAEGFTQYYGNLAMLRSGITPANDLKSFAGDVTYVLNTPGSSYRSAMDMSRLAPLVDGSSDDFPKYWSNDFVSYYSFGDAVALGLDLTLRTRSNSRVTLDDFMRAMWRNYGKPGGPSPGLVGKPYTIVDVQTQLAAVSGDPAFAADFVKRFIAGTEKVDYASLLLQAGFILRRQTGPPSLGRLRLTKANNAVRVSDSTIIGSPAYNAGVDRDDEIISIAGTSLSAPEDLPKVFADHKAGDSVEIVFRRRGQEIRATTTLVDPADLELVPVESTKIVLSSEQKQFRDAWLGSKAK, from the coding sequence GTGAAAAATCCAAGCGGTCTTCTTCGCCTCTCCCGTACATTCTGCCTTGCTGCCTGCTTTGCAATGGCTGCCTCAGCCGGGGCGCAGGCGCATTCTTCCACCGAGTACCGGCTATCGTTTCCGGATGCGGTCCACCACGTTATGCTGGTCGATGCCACGTTCCATGATGTTCCAAAGCAGCCGTTCCGTGTGCAGATGAGCCGCTCTTCCCCGGGGCGATACGCAGCGTTTGAGTTTGCCGCGAACGTCTTCGAAGAACACTTCACGGATGGCGCCGGCAAGCCGCTTACAGTCACAAAGCCTGATCCGCGTTCGTGGACAGTCACATCGCATGACGGCACAGTGCATGTAACGTACAAATTATTTGGCGACAAGGTAGACGGCACCTTCGTAGCCGTAGACACGACCCATGCGCACATCAACTTCCCGGCGACTGTCATGTGGGCGCAAAGCTTCGACGATCGCCCGGTGCGCGTAACCTTCTCGCTGCCCGCGAACACCGACTGGAATATCGCAACGCAGCTCTACACCACCACGGACAAGCAGACCTTCACCGCTCCAAATCTGCAGTACCTCATGGACAGCCCGGCAGAGTTGAGCCACTTCGTCATGCGGACCTTCCAGGTGCCTTCGCTGGACCCCGGGGGAAAGGCACAGACCATTCGTGTCGTGGCGCACTCCCAGGCAAGCGACGCTGAGTTCGATACCTACTTTGCCGGGGTACAGAAGCTCGTGCGCGAAGAGCAGGCGGTGTTTGGCGAAATGCCCGACTACGAGCCCGGCTACTACACCTTCCTTGCTGACGCACTGCCATGGGATGGCCGCGACGGCATGGAGCATCGCAACAGCACGGTCATGACTGGTGGCAAGCTGAACCTGGGCACCGTGGCGCACGAATACTTCCACAACTGGAACGTAGAACGCATTCGCCCGGAGGGTTTGGAGCCTTTCAACTTCCGCGACGTCAACATGTCCGGCGAAATGTTTCTGGCAGAGGGATTCACGCAGTATTACGGCAACCTTGCCATGCTGCGCAGCGGCATCACTCCGGCAAATGATTTGAAGAGCTTTGCAGGAGATGTGACCTACGTTCTCAACACGCCCGGCAGCAGCTATCGCTCGGCGATGGACATGAGCCGCCTCGCTCCGCTGGTGGACGGCAGCAGCGACGACTTCCCCAAATACTGGAGCAATGACTTTGTCTCGTACTATTCATTCGGCGACGCCGTCGCTCTGGGGCTGGACCTCACGCTGCGTACCCGGTCCAACTCCCGCGTAACGCTGGATGACTTTATGCGCGCGATGTGGCGCAACTATGGCAAGCCAGGCGGGCCGTCGCCCGGCCTCGTCGGCAAACCCTACACCATCGTCGACGTGCAGACCCAGCTCGCCGCCGTCAGCGGAGACCCGGCCTTCGCCGCTGATTTTGTAAAGCGCTTCATAGCAGGAACAGAAAAGGTGGATTACGCTTCCCTTCTGCTGCAGGCGGGCTTTATCTTGCGTCGACAAACAGGGCCGCCGTCCCTGGGACGATTGCGCCTGACGAAGGCGAACAACGCCGTACGTGTCTCAGACTCTACGATCATTGGCTCTCCAGCCTATAACGCAGGAGTAGACCGTGATGATGAGATTATCTCCATTGCAGGCACCTCGCTGAGTGCGCCGGAAGACCTGCCAAAAGTATTTGCCGATCATAAAGCAGGAGACAGCGTAGAGATCGTCTTTCGCCGACGGGGCCAGGAGATCCGGGCGACAACAACGCTCGTCGACCCGGCAGACCTTGAGCTAGTACCGGTAGAAAGTACAAAGATCGTACTCTCGTCGGAACAAAAGCAGTTCCGAGACGCATGGCTCGGAAGCAAGGCAAAATAG
- a CDS encoding TonB-dependent receptor, which translates to MRTLLRIFSLFVLLVSGTNQLFAQATSTGNIIGVVADSTGAAVPNATVTATNKGTNSSRTTTSNDTGQYRLDLLPAGSYVVKAEASGFSTAQANDLQLAVGASLTVNLPLQAGSVSTSIEVSTGNQLLDTEKTDSSSNITNEQINDLPLNGRDIANLAILAPGVKQVDSYDPTKNRYAVYAVNGSSGRNTNTTVNGIDNKDNTVGGAVMQLPLEAVQEFKISTNRFSAENGRSEGAALNIITKSGTNTFHGALYGFFRSQAIQTNNAISEQGNQPKPDYSRQQYGGAFGGPIRKNKDFGFFAYEGLRERSSLAVTDQAFQELTLAMPLGAVPAHTIATPYDEKRYNGRIDHFFSDKEKAYISYSAQDNKSNNDQSTGQVDTTEGNFTINDLILTNFTLSSILTPRMINNFTTGFQYWNNLIDSATRTPYFTFPDGVSFGTNPNVPQKSSQHKFQFRDDFSYTIGKHTIRAGVDYLYEPQVGGYFENNPTPEFDFFASASTLLTNTTLYPNGFASPGAIQASTGTSGDPSFNLSPKMVGVYLEDDWRASARLLLNIGLRYDRDIDTYGLAKQANSRTYQEVVAASKVNVPTVPLAGASNQYGVGYTPSLSFLGGNYAALPKNDTLDISPRIGFSYDISGNGRFVIRGGYGLYFGQTFENIPLFMIQQANAQVFANTYSIACSGPTDKTCSSANVVPGTNILLSNYRYGVDPLPVIPPAGPNLAAGSTGRLMDPNYRNPYTQQINAGLQYAVTPSGVVEVEYVQARGIHEDKTVNINPTEYFNGGVRPFAAAFGAAGVPVLGRFGVEKSIGRSYYDGLNVSYRQAMHHHFSTVLNYTYSKALAYQGNPAAFRNASTNPFLGEFRQPDFGVAPNDERHHLTAAGTVKLPFRIEISPIFSIGSARALNITESSANLWAVGSGSSAPHAVIATGVKESPAAYLAFLSTANAAVAADTTKATTLATYYRNCLAIGSCREIAYDSYHGSPFIQLDARFTKTITIKDRYNVALFFQGFNLTNRANYGPNFDGNVSNATFLQPLGFINPSSTVIPRSFTGEFGARFSF; encoded by the coding sequence ATGCGCACCTTGCTTCGCATCTTCTCCCTGTTCGTCCTCTTAGTCTCAGGAACCAATCAGCTCTTCGCCCAGGCTACCTCTACTGGCAATATTATCGGGGTTGTTGCCGACTCCACCGGCGCTGCCGTACCCAACGCAACGGTTACCGCCACCAACAAGGGAACCAACTCCAGTCGAACGACGACCAGTAATGATACCGGCCAGTATCGGCTCGACCTCCTTCCCGCAGGTAGCTACGTTGTGAAGGCGGAGGCAAGTGGATTTAGCACCGCGCAGGCCAACGATCTTCAACTTGCCGTTGGGGCGAGCCTGACCGTGAATCTCCCCTTGCAGGCCGGATCGGTCAGTACGTCCATTGAGGTGTCGACAGGAAACCAGCTTCTTGATACCGAGAAGACTGATAGCTCCTCAAACATCACTAATGAGCAGATCAATGACCTGCCGCTGAATGGCCGCGACATTGCGAATCTCGCGATTCTCGCCCCGGGCGTCAAGCAGGTCGACAGCTACGATCCCACCAAGAATCGCTATGCCGTGTACGCGGTGAACGGCTCATCCGGGCGGAACACCAACACTACAGTCAACGGTATCGACAACAAAGATAATACGGTTGGGGGAGCTGTGATGCAGCTACCGCTAGAGGCTGTGCAGGAGTTCAAGATCAGCACGAACCGCTTCTCGGCCGAAAATGGCCGCAGCGAAGGTGCAGCTCTTAACATTATTACGAAGTCTGGAACGAATACGTTTCACGGCGCTCTGTATGGCTTCTTCCGCTCACAGGCGATTCAGACTAACAACGCTATCAGCGAGCAGGGCAATCAGCCCAAGCCAGACTACAGCCGCCAGCAGTATGGCGGAGCTTTTGGTGGTCCCATCCGCAAGAACAAGGACTTTGGATTTTTTGCCTATGAGGGCCTTCGCGAACGCTCGAGCCTTGCTGTTACCGACCAGGCGTTTCAGGAACTTACGTTAGCTATGCCCCTCGGCGCCGTTCCTGCTCATACGATTGCCACTCCTTACGACGAGAAGCGCTATAACGGACGGATTGACCACTTCTTCTCCGACAAGGAGAAGGCCTATATCAGCTATTCCGCGCAGGACAATAAGAGCAACAACGATCAGTCCACCGGCCAAGTCGACACGACCGAAGGCAATTTCACGATCAACGACCTTATTCTTACCAACTTCACACTTAGCTCGATTCTGACGCCGCGAATGATTAACAACTTCACGACGGGATTTCAGTACTGGAATAACCTGATCGATTCGGCTACCCGCACGCCCTACTTCACCTTTCCTGATGGCGTAAGCTTCGGCACCAATCCGAATGTTCCGCAGAAGTCCAGCCAGCACAAGTTTCAGTTCAGGGATGACTTTTCATACACGATCGGCAAGCACACCATCCGCGCCGGGGTCGACTATCTCTACGAGCCCCAGGTGGGCGGTTACTTCGAGAACAATCCGACCCCTGAGTTCGATTTCTTCGCCAGCGCTTCCACGCTGCTCACCAACACGACCTTGTATCCCAATGGCTTTGCTTCGCCGGGAGCCATACAAGCCTCGACTGGTACCTCCGGCGACCCCAGCTTCAATCTGTCGCCCAAGATGGTGGGAGTTTATCTTGAGGATGACTGGCGTGCGAGCGCTCGGTTGCTCCTTAACATCGGCCTCCGGTATGACCGCGATATTGATACCTATGGTCTGGCGAAGCAGGCTAACAGCCGGACCTACCAGGAGGTCGTCGCTGCCTCCAAGGTCAATGTTCCTACTGTTCCGCTTGCGGGTGCCAGTAATCAGTATGGGGTTGGCTATACGCCGAGTCTCTCTTTTCTCGGCGGCAACTATGCTGCCCTTCCGAAGAACGACACACTCGATATCAGCCCTCGTATCGGCTTCTCCTATGACATCAGCGGCAATGGTCGATTTGTTATTCGCGGTGGCTATGGTCTCTACTTCGGTCAGACCTTCGAGAACATTCCGCTCTTCATGATCCAACAGGCCAACGCACAGGTCTTTGCGAACACGTACTCCATTGCCTGCTCGGGACCGACGGATAAGACCTGTTCTTCTGCGAACGTTGTCCCAGGCACGAACATTCTGTTGAGCAATTATCGCTACGGCGTCGATCCGCTCCCGGTCATCCCGCCAGCCGGCCCAAACCTTGCCGCTGGATCGACCGGGCGACTCATGGATCCCAACTACCGCAATCCTTATACGCAGCAGATCAACGCGGGACTCCAGTACGCCGTAACCCCATCCGGAGTGGTTGAAGTCGAGTACGTCCAGGCTCGCGGGATCCATGAAGACAAGACGGTCAACATCAACCCTACTGAGTATTTCAACGGTGGCGTTCGGCCGTTTGCTGCAGCCTTTGGCGCTGCGGGTGTCCCCGTCCTCGGTCGTTTCGGTGTCGAGAAGTCTATTGGTCGCTCTTACTACGATGGTCTCAACGTCAGCTATCGGCAGGCGATGCACCATCATTTCAGCACCGTTCTCAACTACACCTATTCAAAGGCACTGGCCTACCAGGGGAATCCCGCCGCCTTCCGCAATGCTTCCACCAACCCTTTCCTCGGGGAGTTTCGCCAGCCTGATTTCGGCGTCGCACCCAATGATGAGCGGCATCATCTGACTGCGGCTGGAACCGTCAAGCTTCCATTCCGTATCGAGATCTCACCGATCTTCTCGATTGGCTCGGCCCGCGCGCTGAACATCACTGAATCTTCGGCTAATCTCTGGGCAGTCGGCAGTGGCAGCAGCGCTCCGCACGCCGTGATCGCAACTGGCGTTAAGGAAAGCCCTGCAGCTTACCTCGCCTTCCTTAGCACTGCCAATGCGGCGGTCGCTGCCGATACTACGAAGGCTACTACGCTGGCCACCTATTACCGCAACTGCCTCGCAATCGGAAGCTGCCGCGAAATTGCCTACGACTCTTATCACGGCTCCCCGTTTATTCAACTGGACGCGCGGTTTACCAAGACCATTACCATCAAGGATCGCTATAACGTAGCTCTCTTCTTTCAGGGATTCAACCTTACCAACCGGGCCAACTATGGTCCCAACTTCGATGGCAATGTTTCAAACGCCACCTTCCTTCAACCGCTTGGTTTCATCAATCCCAGCAGCACGGTGATACCGCGATCCTTCACTGGTGAGTTCGGAGCGCGCTTCTCTTTCTAG
- a CDS encoding spinster family MFS transporter, with product MAETSQSKLPFVSVAGATTALVLLTALNFVNYIDRYILPGVQEMVKHEFSASDERIGALTFWFMLAYVLASPVTGWLGDHFRRKPLIVGAALFCSGINFFTATVHSFDALMIRHAALGLGEACFGIFGPVILADFYPDDQRNRVLTIFNVALPVGAALGYLIGGSVGGHYGWRMPFYVSAVPGVIVALLILFFMKEPERGASEGGKPKLEKGVILSLVKNPAYLTAVLGLAAVTFSLGGISWWMPSFLQRVDGRSPASAGFLMGAITVVTGVVGTIVGGWIAQRWSRTNHRALYLVPAWSALLAVPPALLCFFGPKALILPMLAAAQFFIFLGTGPLNAATVNSVGPGIRATALAGQLFLIHVLGDAPSPRIIGLVSDHSNLNMGLGVTLITFVIAAVLLFIGARYAPRLHTDEGAAAS from the coding sequence ATGGCTGAAACCTCTCAATCGAAGCTACCCTTTGTCTCTGTTGCGGGGGCGACGACGGCGCTGGTCCTGCTGACGGCGCTTAACTTCGTCAACTATATCGACCGCTATATTCTGCCGGGTGTGCAGGAGATGGTGAAGCATGAGTTTTCCGCTTCGGATGAGAGGATCGGGGCGCTGACGTTCTGGTTCATGCTGGCCTATGTGCTGGCCTCGCCGGTTACGGGATGGCTGGGGGATCACTTCAGGCGGAAGCCGCTGATTGTGGGTGCGGCGCTATTTTGTAGCGGTATCAACTTCTTTACGGCTACGGTGCATAGCTTTGACGCACTGATGATTCGCCATGCGGCGCTGGGGCTGGGTGAGGCTTGCTTCGGGATCTTCGGGCCGGTGATCCTTGCGGATTTTTATCCAGACGATCAGCGGAACCGGGTGCTGACGATCTTCAACGTGGCGCTGCCGGTGGGAGCGGCGCTGGGATACCTGATCGGCGGTTCCGTGGGCGGACATTATGGGTGGCGGATGCCGTTCTATGTGTCGGCGGTGCCGGGAGTGATCGTGGCGCTGCTGATTCTGTTTTTTATGAAGGAGCCGGAGCGCGGGGCGAGTGAGGGTGGGAAGCCGAAGCTGGAGAAGGGTGTGATTCTTTCGCTGGTGAAGAATCCCGCTTACCTGACGGCGGTGCTTGGGCTGGCGGCGGTGACGTTCTCACTGGGCGGGATCTCGTGGTGGATGCCTTCGTTCCTGCAGCGAGTGGATGGACGGTCGCCGGCTTCGGCTGGATTCCTGATGGGTGCGATCACGGTGGTGACGGGCGTGGTGGGGACGATTGTAGGTGGATGGATTGCGCAGCGGTGGTCGCGTACAAACCATCGGGCGCTGTACCTGGTTCCGGCGTGGAGTGCGCTTTTGGCCGTGCCTCCGGCGTTACTTTGCTTCTTTGGGCCGAAGGCATTGATCTTGCCTATGCTGGCGGCGGCGCAGTTCTTTATCTTTCTGGGGACGGGTCCTTTGAACGCGGCTACTGTGAACTCGGTAGGGCCGGGTATTCGGGCTACAGCGCTGGCGGGTCAGTTATTCCTGATCCATGTGCTGGGGGATGCTCCTTCGCCGCGAATCATTGGACTGGTGAGCGACCACAGCAATCTAAATATGGGGCTTGGGGTGACTCTGATCACGTTTGTGATTGCGGCGGTGCTGCTATTTATAGGAGCGCGGTATGCTCCTCGGCTTCATACGGATGAAGGTGCTGCGGCGTCGTGA
- a CDS encoding glycosyltransferase has translation MIAPVWVEVVGWVVALSWAYKFGEATVGMPKVADLLEAQFDQVPRGEPSIVVVVPARNEAAKVAACLRSLMAQDYGKLTVVAVDDRSTDATGALMDGLAAEHPGRLRVLHVTELPADWLGKTHAMAMAAEETSSDWLLFTDGDVLFRVDAVRRSLAYAMASGADHLVVVPTTIREGWDEGMMLGFFQTFGMWAARPWKIPDPKAKRDAIGIGAFNMMRRSAYEGVGGFEALRMEVVEDIGMGRRVKRMGFAQRIAFGRGLASVHWAPGALGLVNVMTKNIFSAFRFYVSLLLVACGWLVVFCVLPVFGLLVPGLRMPALITLVAIAGVYRLYGKTSGISAWQAALSPVAASLFVYALLRSMVTTLRQGGVIWRGTFYPLKTLRKYAAPLR, from the coding sequence GTGATCGCTCCGGTGTGGGTCGAGGTTGTCGGTTGGGTGGTGGCGCTGAGTTGGGCCTACAAGTTTGGGGAAGCTACGGTCGGGATGCCGAAGGTCGCCGATCTGCTGGAGGCGCAGTTTGATCAGGTGCCGAGGGGAGAACCTTCTATTGTGGTGGTGGTGCCTGCTCGAAATGAGGCGGCAAAGGTTGCGGCGTGTCTGCGATCCTTGATGGCACAGGACTATGGAAAGCTGACTGTTGTGGCGGTGGATGACCGTTCGACCGATGCTACCGGGGCTTTGATGGATGGCCTGGCGGCGGAGCACCCGGGGAGGCTGCGGGTGCTGCATGTGACGGAGCTTCCGGCGGATTGGCTGGGGAAGACGCATGCGATGGCGATGGCGGCGGAGGAGACGTCGTCCGACTGGCTGCTGTTTACGGACGGGGATGTGCTGTTCCGGGTGGATGCGGTGCGGCGGTCGCTGGCTTACGCGATGGCGAGTGGAGCGGACCATCTAGTGGTTGTGCCGACGACCATTCGCGAGGGGTGGGATGAGGGAATGATGTTGGGATTCTTCCAGACGTTTGGGATGTGGGCGGCGCGGCCATGGAAGATCCCGGACCCGAAGGCTAAGCGGGATGCGATTGGGATTGGTGCCTTCAACATGATGCGTCGGAGTGCTTACGAGGGGGTTGGCGGCTTTGAGGCGCTGCGGATGGAGGTCGTCGAAGATATTGGGATGGGGCGACGGGTGAAGCGAATGGGTTTTGCGCAGCGTATCGCGTTTGGAAGGGGACTGGCGAGCGTCCATTGGGCTCCCGGGGCGCTTGGGCTGGTTAACGTGATGACGAAGAATATCTTCTCGGCGTTCCGGTTCTATGTGTCGCTCTTATTGGTGGCGTGCGGATGGTTGGTGGTGTTCTGCGTGCTGCCGGTGTTTGGACTCCTGGTGCCGGGGTTGCGTATGCCGGCTTTGATTACGCTGGTTGCGATTGCCGGCGTCTATCGGCTGTACGGCAAAACGTCGGGGATTTCGGCCTGGCAGGCTGCGCTTTCACCGGTGGCGGCGAGCCTTTTTGTATACGCTCTACTGCGATCGATGGTGACGACATTGCGGCAGGGTGGGGTGATCTGGCGAGGGACATTTTATCCGCTGAAGACGCTGCGGAAGTATGCGGCTCCGTTGCGGTGA